In the genome of Pichia kudriavzevii chromosome 4, complete sequence, one region contains:
- a CDS encoding uncharacterized protein (PKUD0D00790; Pfam Domains: DnaJ(1.1e-22)), protein MDKAEIGKIDPYVVLGIRADADARSVKKAYHKLCLQYHPDKNEGFRQEFDRVQLAYMVLSDEKKRKRYDKTGVLSVDDSGDFDWEAYFEGEFNEVTKEMIEKDRKEYQGSEEERDDIRKELIEAHGNMERLFESVIHLEFSKDEEDRVYKICEELVKEIDHHAIPQWEKYVKERKKRVLKLERRRKREARDASESANDIGDMGQLQMMIAGNARRRKSQFDDILDKYSQPQKKVKKKKT, encoded by the coding sequence ATGGACAAGGCGGAGATTGGGAAGATCGATCCATACGTGGTATTGGGCATACGTGCAGATGCTGACGCCAGGAGTGTGAAGAAGGCGTACCATAAGCTCTGTTTGCAATACCACCCTGATAAGAATGAAGGGTTCAGGCAAGAGTTTGATCGTGTGCAGCTTGCCTATATGGTTTTGAGCGAcgagaagaagaggaaaaggtACGATAAGACAGGGGTGCTATCGGTTGATGATAGTGGCGATTTTGACTGGGAGGCGTACTTTGAAGGGGAGTTCAATGAGGTGACCAAGGAGATGATTGAGAAGGACAGGAAGGAGTACCAAGGTAGTGAGGAGGAGCGGGACGATATAAGGAAGGAGCTCATCGAAGCCCATGGGAACATGGAGAGGCTCTTTGAGAGCGTCATCCATTTAGAGTTCAGCAAGGACGAGGAGGATAGGGTGTACAAGATATGCGAGGAACTGGTGAAGGAGATCGACCACCATGCTATTCCGCAGTGGGAGAAGTACGTGAAggagaggaagaaaagggTGCTGAAGCTGGAGAGGCGGAGAAAGCGGGAGGCTAGAGATGCCAGTGAATCTGCAAATGACATTGGCGACATGGGGCAGTTGCAGATGATGATTGCAGGTAATGCGAGGAGAAGGAAGTCACAGTTTGACGATATACTGGACAAGTACAGCCAACCGCAAAAGAAggtcaagaagaagaaaacttGA
- a CDS encoding uncharacterized protein (PKUD0D00800; similar to Saccharomyces cerevisiae YLR244C (MAP1); ancestral locus Anc_8.392): protein MATKTCAAPNCGKETTSNLKCPICLKQGLNQYFCNSNCFRGSFSRHKAIHKKEGIETYDPYPEYDYRGTLRPVFPLTPRREVPDSIAKPDYAKNGEPTSELKNDRTNKIKVLSGEEIAKMREVCKLGREVLDAAGAMVRPGVTTEEIDRVVHEESIKRGGYPSPLNYFNYPKSVCTSVNEVICHGIPDARPLQDGDIVNIDVSLYKDGFHADLNETYYVGDKAKSNPDTVRLVETTREALDLAIAAVKPGIPVREFGNIIEEHANKNNVSVVRTYCGHGVNNLFHCQPEIPHYAKNKAIGTCKPGICFTIEPMLNLGTYRDVLWPDGWTSTTADGKFSAQFEHTLLVTEDGVEVLTARTAASPGGPVPRI, encoded by the coding sequence ATGGCTACTAAGACGTGTGCAGCACCAAATTGTGGCAAGGAGACCACATCCAACTTGAAATGTCCGATTTGTCTGAAACAAGGACTGAACCAGTATTTCTGTAACTCAAACTGTTTCAGAGGTTCATTTTCCCGTCATAAGGCAATCCATAAAAAGGAAGGTATTGAAACGTACGATCCATATCCGGAGTACGACTATAGGGGCACTCTAAGACCTGTTTTCCCCTTGACTCCAAGACGGGAGGTTCCAGACTCTATTGCCAAACCGGACTATGCGAAGAACGGTGAGCCAACAAGTGAGTTGAAGAATGACAgaacaaacaaaatcaagGTTTTGAGTGGTGAAGAAATCGCCAAAATGAGAGAGGTATGTAAGCTAGGTAGGGAGGTTCTCGATGCTGCAGGCGCAATGGTTAGACCAGGCGTAACTACTGAAGAGATTGACCGGGTTGTTCACGAGGAAAGTATCAAAAGAGGAGGATACCCATCACCTTTGAACTATTTCAACTATCCTAAATCCGTCTGTACTTCTGTGAACGAGGTAATTTGCCACGGTATTCCTGATGCAAGGCCATTGCAAGATGGCGATATTGTCAATATCGATGTTTCCCTATATAAGGATGGTTTCCATGCTGATCTTAATGAGACCTACTATGTCGGCGATAAGGCAAAAAGTAATCCAGATACTGTCAGACTAGTCGAAACGACACGGGAAGCTCTTGACTTGGCCATTGCTGCAGTTAAGCCCGGTATCCCTGTTCGTGAGTTTGGTAACATCATTGAGGAGCATGCAAATAAGAACAACGTGTCCGTTGTGAGAACCTACTGTGGCCACGGTGTAAACAATCTCTTCCATTGCCAGCCTGAAATCCCCCACTATGCCAAAAACAAGGCCATTGGTACCTGTAAGCCGGGCATTTGCTTCACCATTGAACCTATGCTTAATTTAGGCACTTATAGGGATGTCTTATGGCCAGATGGATGGACCTCAACTACAGCAGACGGAAAATTCAGTGCACAATTTGAACACACATTACTAGTCACCGAAGACGGTGTCGAGGTTTTGACAGCAAGAACAGCTGCCTCCCCAGGAGGCCCTGTTCCTAGGATTTGA
- a CDS encoding uncharacterized protein (PKUD0D00810; similar to Saccharomyces cerevisiae YCL031C (RRP7); ancestral locus Anc_1.43) has translation MALSPIKGFVPLQISLAATANLPESVHLCYIKPHLSKDPNEQIDTTRKLFLINPLPDWTLDSVKDLFRQVNTGCHIEEVLVREAIDKSRVSSIGSGINYDIHVNLSVLTNEELGVELSASEKLPFGSSVVTFLDRDSLELFLDSLKKIKKPLQWSLPNNETGISRYSRIPVLDRTSLEREVTQALVDFQKKEKIAEEEVSNMRTIVDEDGFTLVVGSQKKTKSDILGSMKKKSDLEQDEALLKKEKRKEKQDFYRFQIREKKKLEMNSLLTKFKEDQERVKLMKQRRKFRPY, from the coding sequence ATGGCGCTTTCCCCAATCAAAGGATTTGTCCCCCTACAGATCAGTCTTGCAGCTACGGCAAACTTACCAGAGTCTGTCCATTTGTGTTATATAAAGCCACATTTGAGTAAAGATCCAAATGAACAAATAGACACAACTCGAAAGTTATTTTTGATTAATCCATTACCTGACTGGACCCTTGATTCTGTGAAAGATCTATTCCGACAAGTGAACACGGGGTGCCATATAGAAGAAGTTCTAGTCCGTGAGGCCATCGATAAAAGTCGGGTATCGAGTATTGGTAGTGGCATAAATTACGACATCCATGTTAATCTGAGTGTGTTAACCAATGAAGAGTTGGGTGTTGAATTGAGTGCTTCGGAAAAATTACCGTTTGGGAGTAGTGTTGTCACATTCCTGGACAGGGATTCGCTTGAACTGTTTCTAGACAGtctaaagaaaataaaaaagcCACTCCAATGGAGTCTACCGAATAATGAGACAGGTATATCGAGGTATTCTAGAATCCCAGTATTGGACAGAACTAGTTTAGAGAGGGAGGTTACTCAAGCCCTAGTGGACTTccaaaagaaggagaagattgccgaagaagaagtttcTAATATGAGAACCATcgttgatgaagatggatTTACACTTGTTGTTGGGTcgcaaaagaaaacaaagtcGGATATTTTAGGGtcgatgaagaagaagtccGATCTAGAGCAAGACGAAGcgttgttgaagaaggagaagagaaaagagaagcaGGATTTCTATAGATTCCAAATtagagaaaagaagaagcttGAGATGAACAGTTTGTTAACCAAGTTCAAGGAAGATCAAGAGAGAGtcaagttgatgaaacaaAGAAGGAAATTCAGACCATATTAG
- a CDS encoding uncharacterized protein (PKUD0D00820; similar to Saccharomyces cerevisiae YCL032W (STE50); ancestral locus Anc_1.42) → MSIVEWGNDQVLLWLRNRNQPENVLRSFREHNITGLTLPMLNSQDLKDMGIPTLRDRLTILENIRELVFEKNALGEVSFDHPLLSELQTTVISSALMKSVAKSIVDETSQKLVETADPSRKEYHTLSVKINKLREEILPILKEMQDHKPLPPPIQTSSSTLEQPVHTISRPPSRPISGPTSGPSSRPTSGTASRTVSRATSQNDILQSHQHNRVASPTLNKTPSSPSRRPSLHTTKSKRTSVHEENDTLKQLRAKTEDPCYKILQAAMKSHRLDRSEWRKYVLVICYGGDKERVLRYDEKPVLVFKELSELGLSPSIMLRQVEDSDDTGNINYEDYETPGGRL, encoded by the coding sequence ATGTCGATAGTGGAATGGGGTAACGACCAAGTATTGCTATGGTTGAGAAACAGAAACCAGCCTGAAAATGTTCTGCGAAGTTTTAGAGAACACAACATAACGGGGCTGACCTTGCCCATGCTAAACTCGcaagatttgaaggataTGGGGATCCCCACCCTGCGGGATCGACTGACCATATTGGAAAACATCCGTGAGTTAGTCTTTGAGAAGAATGCGCTAGGCGAGGTATCGTTTGATCATCCATTGCTTAGTGAACTCCAAACAACTGTTATATCTTCGGCTTTGATGAAATCGGTAGCCAAGtcaattgttgatgagACTTCACAGAAATTGGTGGAAACGGCAGATCCTTCAAGGAAGGAGTACCATACCTTATCTGTCAAGATCAACAAGTTAAGAGAGGAGATTTTGCCAATTTTAAAGGAAATGCAGGATCACAAACCCTTACCTCCGCCTATCCAAACGTCGTCTTCTACTTTGGAGCAACCTGTACATACCATATCCAGACCGCCATCGAGACCAATTTCCGGACCAACCTCCGGTCCTTCCTCCAGACCAACCTCAGGCACGGCATCACGAACTGTTTCTAGGGCTACCTCGCAGAATGACATTTTACAATCGCATCAACATAATCGAGTTGCTTCTCCAACCTTGAACAAAACCCCATCATCGCCATCAAGGAGGCCGTCACTACACACTACTAAATCCAAGAGAACTTCTGTCCATGAAGAAAACGATACATTGAAGCAATTACGTGCCAAAACAGAAGATCCTTGCTATAAAATCTTACAGGCCGCAATGAAGAGCCACCGTTTGGATCGTAGTGAATGGAGGAAATATGTTCTAGTCATATGCTACGGCGGAGATAAGGAGCGTGTACTACGATACGATGAAAAACCAGTACTGgtattcaaagaattgagCGAGTTGGGGCTCTCCCCCTCCATCATGTTAAGACAAGTTGAGGATAGTGATGATACAGGTAATATAAACTACGAAGACTATGAAACACCAGGTGGAAGACTATAA
- a CDS encoding uncharacterized protein (PKUD0D00830), giving the protein MMNNMETTYMEQSLKPLKIVRRTTAKENISIREKVKKNVSSCARMTAEPDYKFNNILQNEQDAVYPFFYSDIQTNEVYLKNKQPKLDFTTDVTFYRNVVKKYTKPVNYKYIPVVGGKRQPLDDPVLQCFTKTKQDSQLQFGDYLLNVSQSGAANLKYEPLENVQYSDDEVLYRSDEGEVSRLENSDLDNDSEADMTETDGEDEMEISLGPSNLMDAGVLTPSTPRRSVNDHLKTSPKRQETLLRTLANKSPIKRLTNERLNKSKHMNYSKFDSSMCISAKAIMKMVDDSLVSSDTEIYNQSYTSAHAHGNPFNSLKNVDFSINASDLISALNDNEY; this is encoded by the coding sequence atgatgaataaCATGGAAACCACATATATGGAACAAAGTCTAAAACCGTTAAAGATTGTGAGAAGAACAACCgcaaaggaaaacattTCCATAAGGGAGAAGGTGAAAAAGAATGTTTCCTCGTGTGCTAGGATGACCGCTGAGCCAGATTATaagttcaacaacatcttACAGAATGAACAAGATGCAGTTTATCCATTTTTCTACAGTGATATTCAAACTAATGAAGTGTACCTGAAAAACAAGCAGCCCAAACTCGACTTCACAACCGACGTGACCTTTTACCGGAACGTTGTTAAGAAGTATACCAAGCCCGTGAACTACAAGTACATTCCTGTGGTTGGTGGGAAGAGACAACCATTGGATGATCCTGTTCTTCAGTGTTTTactaaaacaaaacaagaCTCGCAACTTCAATTTGGGGATTATCTCTTGAACGTCTCGCAGAGTGGAGCGGCCAACTTGAAATACGAGCCACTTGAAAACGTCCAGTACAGTGACGACGAGGTACTATATCGAAGTGACGAAGGTGAAGTCTCAAGGCTTGAGAATTCCGATTTGGACAATGACTCCGAAGCAGACATGACTGAAACTGAcggtgaagatgaaatggaaatcaGTCTTGGACCAAGCAATCTCATGGACGCGGGTGTCCTTACACCGTCAACGCCAAGAAGGAGTGTCAATGATCACCTCAAGACCTCTCCAAAGAGACAAGAGACTCTATTGAGGACCTTGGCAAACAAGTCACCAATCAAAAGACTAACTAATGAGAGActaaacaaatcaaaacataTGAACTACTCCAAGTTTGACAGTTCCATGTGTATTAGTGCCAAGGCCATCATGAAAATGGTCGACGATAGCTTGGTGTCAAGTGACACCGAAATCTACAACCAATCCTACACAAGTGCACATGCACATGGTAATCCTTTTAATTCTCTCAAAAACGTGGATTTTAGTATCAATGCTTCAGATCTTATCAGTGCATTGAATGACAATGAATATTAG
- a CDS encoding uncharacterized protein (PKUD0D00840; similar to Saccharomyces cerevisiae YMR286W (MRPL33); ancestral locus Anc_8.851) — protein MSAPAKYFKVTQLKSTIGLPRLYKDTLETLGLRRRHQTVYHKITPQQAGQIARVKELVKVELSPVYKDKAQMRAERKPLPGFVVVKRRA, from the coding sequence ATGTCTGCGCCTGCGAAGTACTTCAAGGTCACACAGCTCAAGTCCACCATTGGGCTCCCTAGACTCTACAAGGACACCCTCGAGACCCTTGGTTTGAGGAGGAGACACCAAACGGTTTACCATAAAATCACTCCACAGCAAGCGGGGCAGATTGCCAGAGTTAAGGAGCTCGTCAAGGTCGAGCTCTCTCCCGTGTACAAGGACAAGGCGCAAATGAGGGCAGAGAGAAAACCATTGCCTGggtttgttgttgttaaaAGGAGAGCTTAG
- a CDS encoding uncharacterized protein (PKUD0D00850; Pfam Domains: Pkinase(7.7e-88)|Pkinase_Tyr(3.6e-16)), producing MLDLFKNIISRKAKKPRGKFQNSTPLSPSTSKESNSGSLSSTQSNTSLGMSDDDTGVLNDKDMPIHETSIELLLEIHPELNKYYKELHPRYLLSDVIGEGAFSQVYKAYDTKEKRYLAIKIINKTGMKPAQINSTLKEIAIMRQLDHKNIVKLYNYQNSSNSKYCFLFMEFVSGGEIFNQIIKYTYFSEELSRHVIRQVAFAVKYLHDNGIVHRDIKPENILFEPSVYRQRSKKEQLRARRVSDDNNKIDEGEFSIKTGAGGIGLIKLADFGLSTVLPNASALAKTPCGTVGYTSPEQHMNVGYDKKVDMWALGCVLYTMVVGFPPFYSNDQNTNDITEKVMNGRYEFLKPWFDEVSDGCKNLISNLLTVDPEKRYSIEQMINDPWFNIGYDDVPIGGKVSTPAADAPQSTYNNELYQKFSESLINTNNVDDYFSGNQTSNSKDGNGLLTPRVPLLTPRAEAIKLVFDTAKRVTPMSRSVSPSRSDGEKSLSSLDSYMNKMREDMLLTSITDNKVITNRLEEEDDEDDGDDDDNDDDDDEDVSLDSSNDDNDDTEEYPVTLTSLTKIRSPALKKSNHVGLASPTPLSPAASHATAETLTTHTSVTRQPSMKSFKSILNGDHGTSSATAAEKASEYSRPRKTSISFSINEHSRRSGSITSSSSHLSHTSSDLGGSADFINAHPLVVNEIEEEDTEDETTDGNTMNLSTPHNNKLKHEEFRAKCMAHTPYVPHDEGEDKHVLEDTSSVSEGSRRSTPPNELINRLAPQISLEQKLQEHSVVNLQMDTSTILARRKQKIES from the coding sequence ATGTTGGACTTATTCAAGAACATCATTTCGAGAAAGGCCAAGAAACCAAGGGGGAAGTTTCAGAATTCCACCCCACTTTCCCCAAGTACATCGAAAGAGTCCAATTCCGGGTCTTTATCAAGTACACAATCGAATACTAGTCTCGGCATGTCGGATGATGACACAGGTGTCCTCAATGATAAAGACATGCCGATCCATGAAACTTCCATTGAATTGCTCTTGGAGATCCATCCCGAACTTAACAAATATTACAAAGAACTCCACCCGAGGTACTTGTTGTCGGACGTTATTGGAGAAGGGGCTTTCTCTCAAGTGTACAAGGCCTACGACACCAAGGAGAAGCGATATCTAGCAATTAAGATCATCAATAAGACCGGCATGAAACCAGCACAAATCAATTCCACGTTAAAGGAGATTGCCATAATGAGACAATTGGATCACAAAAATATAGTCAAATTGTACAATTATCAAAATTcgtcaaattcaaaatattgtttcttgtttatGGAATTTGTATCTGGGGGGGAGATATTTaaccaaatcatcaaatatACCTATTTCTCAGAAGAATTGTCTCGTCATGTGATTCGCCAGGTTGCCTTTGCTGTTAAATATCTCCATGATAATGGTATAGTTCATCGTGATATCAAGCCCGAAAATATTCTGTTTGAGCCTTCCGTTTATAGGCAAAGATCGAAAAAGGAACAGTTGAGGGCAAGAAGAGTTTCGGATGATAACAACAAGATCGATGAAGGtgaattttcaatcaaaaccGGTGCTGGTGGTATTGGCCTCATCAAATTGGCTGACTTTGGATTATCAACTGTACTACCCAATGCCAGCGCTTTAGCGAAAACACCGTGTGGTACTGTTGGTTATACTTCTCCAGAACAACATATGAATGTGGGTTATGATAAAAAGGTCGATATGTGGGCCCTAGGTTGTGTTTTATACACAATGGTTGTGGGATTCCCCCCATTCTATTCGAACGATCAAAACACCAATGATATAACAGAAAAAGTTATGAATGGTAGGTACGAATTCTTGAAACCTTGGTTTGATGAGGTCTCTGACGGCTGtaaaaacttgatttcCAACTTACTGACTGTGGATCCAGAAAAAAGAtattcaattgaacaaatgaTTAACGATCCCTGGTTTAATATTGGTTACGATGATGTTCCAATTGGTGGAAAGGTGTCAACACCAGCTGCCGATGCACCACAATCCACCTATAATAATGAATTGTATCAGAAGTTTAGTGAATCTTTGATCAACACAAACAACGTTGATGACTATTTTTCGGGTAATCAGACTTCTAATTCAAAAGATGGTAATGGGTTGTTAACGCCGAGAGTCCCGCTGTTGACTCCTAGAGCTGAAGCCATTAAACTAGTCTTTGATACCGCAAAGAGGGTGACGCCAATGTCGAGATCGGTTTCACCTTCAAGGAGTGATGGTGAAAAATCTCTCTCGAGTTTAGATTCTTATATGAATAAAATGCGTGAAGACATGTTACTAACTTCAATCACTGATAACAAGGTCATTACCAATAGgctagaagaagaagacgatgaGGACGATGgcgatgatgatgataatgatgacgatgatgatgaggacGTATCTTTAGATTCAAGTAAcgatgataatgatgatacTGAAGAATACCCAGTCACACTAACTTCTCTTACAAAAATACGGTCCCCAGCATTAAAAAAGTCCAACCATGTAGGTTTGGCATCTCCGACTCCTTTATCTCCAGCTGCATCTCACGCCACTGCAGAAACATTGACGACACATACCAGTGTAACTAGACAACCATCGATGAAATCGTTTAAATCCATTCTCAATGGTGATCATGGCACGTCATCAGCAACTGCTGCTGAGAAAGCCAGCGAGTACTCAAGACCAAGGAAAACTTCTATCTCGTTCTCGATCAACGAACATTCAAGACGCAGTGGATCCATTACATCAAGCTCATCGCACTTGTCACATACAAGTAGTGATTTAGGTGGATCGGCagatttcatcaatgcGCACCCTTTAGTCGTTAATGAAAtcgaagaagaagatacCGAAGATGAAACAACTGACGGAAACACCATGAACTTATCAACTCCACACAATAATAAACTAAAACATGAAGAATTCAGAGCGAAGTGCATGGCACACACGCCGTATGTCCCACACGATGAAGGCGAAGACAAACATGTGTTGGAAGATACCTCCAGTGTCAGCGAAGGATCAAGACGTTCAACACCACCCAACGAGTTGATCAATAGACTTGCACCACAAATTTCATTAGAACAAAAATTGCAGGAACATTCGGTTGTGAATTTGCAAATGGACACTTCTACAATTTTAGCACGTCGGAAACAGAAGATTGAGAGTTGA
- a CDS encoding uncharacterized protein (PKUD0D00860; similar to Saccharomyces cerevisiae YFR007W (YFH7); ancestral locus Anc_8.101) has product MFGSVVKTMDIEDLGELLVEKSKNVSRLVLVMYGTPGSGKTTNAERLVNYLNNKYNNGAVLDTDKITHFIEEKGLKAKRKYEGRGGPQTRICEYDSTIIDDSIDMSKVPFAAHLKMDGFHLPLKQLAENLHSRRGCQESFEGELVVQLFKLLVQWETEEGDGNNQATGVKIEEGKPWNLLCIPDFDHKLKDPNNPGRYIFSNTKIIVFEGLYLMLNIEPWCQISQIIKAIKDKKPGSHSPIVEVAQVEDNDVEEMSQRVAARHLRSGLVDSLNDGLNRYFANDSINASVVTTLSNHDFDDYSINTSGKTKVYCRSN; this is encoded by the coding sequence ATGTTCGGCAGCGTGGTGAAAACAATGGATATTGAGGATTTGGGCGAGCTTCTTGTGGAGAAGTCCAAGAATGTGTCCCGATTGGTGTTGGTTATGTATGGCACCCCAGGATCCGGTAAGACAACAAATGCAGAAAGGCTGGTCAATTACTTGAATAACAAATATAACAACGGAGCGGTGCTGGACACAGACAAAATTACACACTTTATAGAGGAGAAGGGGTTAAAGGCAAAGAGGAAGTATGAAGGACGTGGTGGACCGCAGACTCGAATTTGTGAGTACGATTCTACAATCATTGACGATTCCATTGATATGTCCAAAGTGCCTTTTGCTGCTCACTTGAAAATGGATGGATTTCATTTACCTTTGAAGCAGTTGGCGGAGAATTTGCATTCACGCAGGGGCTGTCAGGAATCGTTTGAAGGTGAGCTGGTTGTGCAATTGTTTAAATTGTTGGTTCAGTGGGAAACAGAGGAAGGAGATGGAAATAACCAAGCTACAGGGGTAAAAATAGAAGAGGGGAAGCCGTGGAATTTGCTTTGTATACCTGACTTTGATCACAAGTTGAAGGACCCTAATAATCCGGGAagatatattttttccaatacGAAAATCATCGTTTTCGAAGGTTTATATTTGATGCTGAACATTGAACCATGGTGTCAGATATCCCAGATTATCAAAGCAATCAAGGATAAGAAACCTGGTTCACACAGCCCGATTGTTGAGGTTGCACAGGTGGAAGACAACGATGTTGAGGAGATGTCCCAACGTGTAGCCGCTAGACATCTGAGGTCAGGACTTGTGGATTCCTTAAATGACGGCTTGAATAGGTACTTTGCTAACGATTCAATTAATGCTTCAGTGGTTACCACTTTGAGTAACCacgattttgatgattatTCGATTAATACTTCCGGGAAAACTAAGGTATACTGTAGAAGTAATTAA
- a CDS encoding uncharacterized protein (PKUD0D00870; similar to Saccharomyces cerevisiae YJL069C (UTP18); ancestral locus Anc_1.305) has protein sequence MADIASRGIEMTKEAAAEEKETVTILMDNKEVEIPAPDEEELYLEKLVFGDAEGFANNLKNVDNFYDDDDDFEEEDGNQFRFSDSEPDEFLDTLANKQEYGFDEFDKDSEDEDGEEDNQLEQLNDDQLFFNDSEAESDAMDLDEPADGSDAEAEDSEDEDVWEDSDDEKLVVDVNSFDRLRKLRETEEERFLTGLEYVNRLKKQYRSTFKVPEWATREYEDDIEDKTMNNSDDETTSNGQANLLFDKVGPHEQRATVTSSSNPLINFLAQNQTYNITNETTRLLNPERINIDRLVDANITKRSRSSIQSLSFHPTQPLLLTGGFDRTLRVYHIDGKTNNLITSLHMRQSPVQTCLFLKDPETGLTTILSGGRRKYMFKWSIDMGVIEKITRMYGNENKQRSYEHFKASRDGKLVALAGNSGWVNILSVETAQWIQGFKIEGTLVDFEFVNHDRLLVVNQAGEVWEFSLQTFSIINRWTDVTGIGITRIRASPNGRFLAIGSNTGFVNVYDRMKDNRLLKSISNLTTTISSLEFSHDSQVLCIASRAARDALKLVHMPSCNVFKNWPTNATPLGKVTAVAFSPSGGFLATGNEQGRVRLWRLLDL, from the coding sequence ATGGCAGACATTGCATCTAGAGGTATCGAAATGACAAAGGAAGCAGCAgctgaagaaaaggaaactgTTACTATTTTAATGGATAACAAAGAGGTGGAAATTCCAGCACCAGACGAGGAAGAACTTTACCTTGAGAAATTAGTCTTTGGTGATGCGGAAGGCTTTGCAAACAACCTGAAGAACGTTGACAATTTCtatgatgacgatgatgactttgaagaagaagacggCAACCAGTTTCGGTTTTCGGACTCGGAACCAGATGAATTTTTAGATACATTGGCTAATAAACAAGAGTatggatttgatgaattcgATAAAGATAGTGAGGATGAAGAcggagaagaagataatCAGCTCGAACAACTGAACGACGACCAattgtttttcaatgacTCTGAGGCTGAATCAGATGCAATGGACCTTGACGAGCCAGCAGATGGTTCAGATGCAGAAGCAGAGGattctgaagatgaagacgTTTGGGAGgattctgatgatgaaaaattggtgGTTGATGTGAATTCGTTTGACAGGCTCAGAAAGTTACGAGAGACTGAGGAGGAGAGATTCCTTACAGGCTTGGAGTATGTGAACcgtttgaagaagcagtATAGATCCACATTTAAAGTTCCAGAATGGGCAACACGAGAATAcgaagatgatattgagGATAAGACGATGAACAACAGTGATGACGAAACCACCAGCAACGGCCAAGCCAATCTATTATTTGATAAGGTTGGACCCCATGAACAACGTGCTACAGTCACATCATCTTCCAAtccattgataaatttCCTTGCACAGAACCAGACTTACAATATAACTAACGAAACTACCAGGTTGCTAAATCCTGAACGTATAAACATTGACAGGCTAGTCGATGCCAACATTACTAAAAGATCCAGATCTTCCATCCAGTCACTGTCATTCCACCCAACACAACCGTTGCTACTTACCGGTGGGTTTGATCGTACATTGCGTGTGTACCACATTGATGGtaaaaccaacaatttAATCACATCTTTACACATGAGACAATCACCAGTTCAGACATGTTTATTCTTGAAAGACCCTGAGACAGGATTGACTACTATTTTATCCGGAGgtagaagaaaatacaTGTTTAAATGGAGTATAGATATGGGTGTCATTGAGAAAATTACTAGGATGTATGGTaacgaaaacaaacaaCGCTCTTACGAGCATTTCAAGGCCTCCAGAGATGGGAAGTTAGTTGCTCTCGCAGGTAATAGTGGATGGGTTAACATCCTATCGGTTGAGACTGCCCAGTGGATCCAGGGGTTCAAAATAGAAGGTACacttgttgattttgaatttgtcaatCATGACAGATTACTAGTTGTTAACCAGGCTGGTGAAGTTTGGGAATTCAGCCTTCAGACATTCTCTATTATAAACCGTTGGACGGATGTCACTGGTATTGGTATCACTCGGATAAGAGCATCTCCAAATGGACGATTCCTTGCCATTGGTTCCAACACCGGGTTTGTCAATGTCTATGACAGAATGAAAGATAACAGGCTTCTCAAGTCTATTTCCAACCTCACCACTACCATATCCAGTCTGGAGTTTAGCCATGACTCTCAGGTGCTCTGCATTGCATCCAGAGCTGCTCGTGATGCGCTAAAACTGGTTCATATGCCATCCtgcaatgttttcaaaaactggCCTACCAATGCTACACCTTTGGGTAAAGTTACGGCTGTAGCTTTTTCTCCCTCCGGGGGGTTCTTGGCGACAGGTAACGAGCAGGGCCGTGTCAGACTCTGGCGTCTACTTGATCTATAA